From a single Rosa rugosa chromosome 7, drRosRugo1.1, whole genome shotgun sequence genomic region:
- the LOC133720931 gene encoding uncharacterized protein LOC133720931 isoform X2 → MSEPIEPSTSSSSTKDPAFLIHPRREPFEHGLLSIPKLIFADPTQTLVPLKHKLIEQSPSHRVNAAAISESLQISIDLARLVLDTLASVLHLESDPLVQAKPDGVDEVGADVHDLVLFLYIQSYKKLLPRTHKDSAAVADVWPSTSAFDGYLSALSPLQLVRSNSRRFVPSQADEEAHQLSYLQKHLGNLVSLLAEPVEGEGEESLVLTMERLEHLGFLIQFGDKGSESGHLSQYAPFFANSDPDMPAVPVPAAQVHEWILNNIASALENISERISPKENGLPSSSDQDVPMADACTSSTKGSTCVRGSSFIEGISKSSLVRHASDLKGPSVKVLNCHDSVIYILAPLRYATVYGCSDATIVLGAVGKAVRIEHCERVHVITAANRICIANCRECMFFLGVNQRPLIVGDNHKLQVAPYNTFYSQLEEHLSEVGIDATINRWNEPLPLGAVDPHDSLSHPAGVSDAQAESATRVDPDQFTTFLIPNWCGGEPHGSTKVNPFPLPEAYVESQDRNKNLGEVKQLLREAPLEDNRKRELSTALHVYFKDWLYASGNIRQLYCLQGE, encoded by the exons ATGAGCGAGCCAATTGAGCCCTCAACGTCGTCGTCTTCGACCAAAGACCCCGCCTTTCTGATTCACCCTCGGCGCGAGCCATTCGAGCATGGCTTGCTCTCCATCCCCAAGCTCATCTTCGCCGACCCCACGCAAACCCTAGTCCCTCTCAAGCACAAGCTAATCGAGCAATCGCCGAGCCACCGGGTCAACGCCGCAGCGATCTCCGAGTCGCTGCAGATCTCCATTGATCTCGCCAGGCTCGTCCTCGATACCCTAGCCTCGGTGCTTCATTTGGAGTCGGACCCGCTCGTCCAGGCCAAGCCCGACGGGGTTGATGAGGTCGGAGCCGATGTGCATGATCTGGTTTTGTTCCTCTACATTCAGTCCTACAAGAAATTGCTGCCCAGAACGCACAAGGATTCCGCCGCCGTTGCCGATGTTTGGCCGTCCACGTCGGCTTTCGACGGGTATTTGTCGGCTTTGTCGCCGTTGCAG CTTGTGCGGAGCAATAGCCGTCGGTTTGTGCCATCACAGGCTGATGAAGAGGCCCATCAGTTATCATATCTGCAAAAGCATTTGGGTAACCTGGTCTCACTGTTAGCTGAACCTGTGGAGGGGGAAGGCGAAGAATCTCTG GTTTTAACCATGGAAAGGTTAGAGCACCTTGGGTTTCTGATTCAATTTGGCGATAAAGGATCTGAAAGTGGTCACTTGAGCCAATATGCTCCTTTCTTTGCAAATTCAGATCCTGATATGCCTGCCGTTCCTGTTCCTGCCGCACAAGTTCACGAGTGGATTTTAAATAATATAGCTTCTGCTCTGGAAAATATTTCTGAAAGAATTTCTCCTAAAGAAAATGGCCTGCCCAGTTCCTCAGATCAAGATGTTCCCATGGCTGATGCCTGCACGAGTTCTACCAAGGGCTCGACATGTGTTAGAGGTTCAAGTTTTATCGAAGGGATCTCTAAATCATCACTTGTAAGGCATGCATCTGATCTTAAAGGTCCTTCTGTAAAG GTTTTAAACTGCCATGATtcagtgatctatatattagcaCCTCTGAGATATGCCACAGTCTATGGATGCTCTGATGCTACAATTGTCCTTGGAGCTGTTGGAAAG GCTGTAAGAATTGAACACTGTGAGCGAGTTCATGTGATCACAGCAGCAAATCGAATCTGCATTGCTAACTGCCGCGAATGCATGTTTTTTCTCGGGGTAAACCAACGACCACTTATTGTTGGGGATAACCATAAGCTGCAG GTGGCACCATACAATACATTTTACAGTCAGTTGGAGGAGCACTTGAGTGAAGTTGGCATTGATGCTACTATCAATAGATGGAATGAACCCCTGCCTCTCGGAGCGGTTGATCCACATGATTCACTATCTCATCCAGCAGGTGTCTCTGATGCTCAGGCTGAGTCTGCTACTCGCGTAGACCCTGACCAGTTCACAACCTTTTTG ATTCCAAACTGGTGTGGAGGTGAACCACATGGCTCCACAAAGGTCAACCCATTTCCATTACCAGAGGCTTATGTGGAATCTCAAGACAGAAAT AAGAATTTAGGGGAGGTAAAGCAATTATTGAGAGAAGCACCCCTGGAGGACAATAGAAAACGGGAATTATCAACTGCTCTTCACGTATATTTTAAAGACTGGTTGTATG
- the LOC133720931 gene encoding uncharacterized protein LOC133720931 isoform X1: protein MSEPIEPSTSSSSTKDPAFLIHPRREPFEHGLLSIPKLIFADPTQTLVPLKHKLIEQSPSHRVNAAAISESLQISIDLARLVLDTLASVLHLESDPLVQAKPDGVDEVGADVHDLVLFLYIQSYKKLLPRTHKDSAAVADVWPSTSAFDGYLSALSPLQLVRSNSRRFVPSQADEEAHQLSYLQKHLGNLVSLLAEPVEGEGEESLVLTMERLEHLGFLIQFGDKGSESGHLSQYAPFFANSDPDMPAVPVPAAQVHEWILNNIASALENISERISPKENGLPSSSDQDVPMADACTSSTKGSTCVRGSSFIEGISKSSLVRHASDLKGPSVKVLNCHDSVIYILAPLRYATVYGCSDATIVLGAVGKAVRIEHCERVHVITAANRICIANCRECMFFLGVNQRPLIVGDNHKLQVAPYNTFYSQLEEHLSEVGIDATINRWNEPLPLGAVDPHDSLSHPAGVSDAQAESATRVDPDQFTTFLIPNWCGGEPHGSTKVNPFPLPEAYVESQDRNQKNLGEVKQLLREAPLEDNRKRELSTALHVYFKDWLYASGNIRQLYCLQGE from the exons ATGAGCGAGCCAATTGAGCCCTCAACGTCGTCGTCTTCGACCAAAGACCCCGCCTTTCTGATTCACCCTCGGCGCGAGCCATTCGAGCATGGCTTGCTCTCCATCCCCAAGCTCATCTTCGCCGACCCCACGCAAACCCTAGTCCCTCTCAAGCACAAGCTAATCGAGCAATCGCCGAGCCACCGGGTCAACGCCGCAGCGATCTCCGAGTCGCTGCAGATCTCCATTGATCTCGCCAGGCTCGTCCTCGATACCCTAGCCTCGGTGCTTCATTTGGAGTCGGACCCGCTCGTCCAGGCCAAGCCCGACGGGGTTGATGAGGTCGGAGCCGATGTGCATGATCTGGTTTTGTTCCTCTACATTCAGTCCTACAAGAAATTGCTGCCCAGAACGCACAAGGATTCCGCCGCCGTTGCCGATGTTTGGCCGTCCACGTCGGCTTTCGACGGGTATTTGTCGGCTTTGTCGCCGTTGCAG CTTGTGCGGAGCAATAGCCGTCGGTTTGTGCCATCACAGGCTGATGAAGAGGCCCATCAGTTATCATATCTGCAAAAGCATTTGGGTAACCTGGTCTCACTGTTAGCTGAACCTGTGGAGGGGGAAGGCGAAGAATCTCTG GTTTTAACCATGGAAAGGTTAGAGCACCTTGGGTTTCTGATTCAATTTGGCGATAAAGGATCTGAAAGTGGTCACTTGAGCCAATATGCTCCTTTCTTTGCAAATTCAGATCCTGATATGCCTGCCGTTCCTGTTCCTGCCGCACAAGTTCACGAGTGGATTTTAAATAATATAGCTTCTGCTCTGGAAAATATTTCTGAAAGAATTTCTCCTAAAGAAAATGGCCTGCCCAGTTCCTCAGATCAAGATGTTCCCATGGCTGATGCCTGCACGAGTTCTACCAAGGGCTCGACATGTGTTAGAGGTTCAAGTTTTATCGAAGGGATCTCTAAATCATCACTTGTAAGGCATGCATCTGATCTTAAAGGTCCTTCTGTAAAG GTTTTAAACTGCCATGATtcagtgatctatatattagcaCCTCTGAGATATGCCACAGTCTATGGATGCTCTGATGCTACAATTGTCCTTGGAGCTGTTGGAAAG GCTGTAAGAATTGAACACTGTGAGCGAGTTCATGTGATCACAGCAGCAAATCGAATCTGCATTGCTAACTGCCGCGAATGCATGTTTTTTCTCGGGGTAAACCAACGACCACTTATTGTTGGGGATAACCATAAGCTGCAG GTGGCACCATACAATACATTTTACAGTCAGTTGGAGGAGCACTTGAGTGAAGTTGGCATTGATGCTACTATCAATAGATGGAATGAACCCCTGCCTCTCGGAGCGGTTGATCCACATGATTCACTATCTCATCCAGCAGGTGTCTCTGATGCTCAGGCTGAGTCTGCTACTCGCGTAGACCCTGACCAGTTCACAACCTTTTTG ATTCCAAACTGGTGTGGAGGTGAACCACATGGCTCCACAAAGGTCAACCCATTTCCATTACCAGAGGCTTATGTGGAATCTCAAGACAGAAAT CAGAAGAATTTAGGGGAGGTAAAGCAATTATTGAGAGAAGCACCCCTGGAGGACAATAGAAAACGGGAATTATCAACTGCTCTTCACGTATATTTTAAAGACTGGTTGTATG